The DNA segment CAAACAGATAGCCCGGGTCGAAACGCGCATAGCTCTGCAGCGATGCCCAGTCGCCGACATAGAGATCGCCGCGGCGGATTTCGCCCAGCGCGAGTTCACGAAGCTTGGCCACCGCCCGGTTGGCGTGGATGGCGCTGACCCCGCACATGTCGGCAAGATCCTGCTGCGTGAAGGGCGTGCGCAGCGTACGCCCGACGGTGCGGCCGATCAGTTCCAACCGTTCGCGCATTTCGCAATAGAGGTGAGCGATGCGCCGCGGCGCGTCGAGCCGCTCGAGATTCTGGATCCATTTCCTGTGGATCGCCGCGTCGAGCAGCGTTTCCAACCACAGGCTGCGCGCGGTGCCCGGCCGCTCCCGCACGATCTCGTCGAGCCGGTCGTGCGTTATGCTGGCCACGCGCACCGGCCCGGAAGCGACAAGATCGTGATCGAGCCGCTTCAGGGCAAAACCGTGCAGGTCCATGAATTCACCAGGAACATGGACGCCGACGACGAAACGCCGGCCGTCGGCAAACATGGTTCGCAGCACGAAGCCATCGAGCAGGACGCTCGCCTTGTGAAGCCGATCGCCGCGCGCGACAAGGCGCGTTC comes from the Qipengyuania sediminis genome and includes:
- a CDS encoding Crp/Fnr family transcriptional regulator, whose amino-acid sequence is MGGAFFSDIAVTPKPAFSGLSGLDYVKTLVSDEQEYQNGTRLVARGDRLHKASVLLDGFVLRTMFADGRRFVVGVHVPGEFMDLHGFALKRLDHDLVASGPVRVASITHDRLDEIVRERPGTARSLWLETLLDAAIHRKWIQNLERLDAPRRIAHLYCEMRERLELIGRTVGRTLRTPFTQQDLADMCGVSAIHANRAVAKLRELALGEIRRGDLYVGDWASLQSYARFDPGYLFGHKQAAC